A portion of the Bacteroidales bacterium genome contains these proteins:
- a CDS encoding S41 family peptidase: protein MKITSYLRSSLFFILLSIWGAVTFSQNLIDKQEIQKIVAAMQIIDLAYVDSVDMKEIVADAIVKSLKELDPHSAYISKEELQKANEPLEGSFEGIGVSFQLFQDTILVISPVPGGPSEKLGILSGDKIVKINNEDATGDKVDNQWVMDRLRGKKGTTVDVSIYRKGKNNLLEFTIVRDKIPLNSIDASFMAAPDIGYIRLNRFSKTSIEEFTTAVNTLKSQGMSKLILDLRGNSGGYLNTAVELADEFLDAGKLIVYTEGIHSPRQDYLATPAGNFEKGKLVVIIDEASASASEIVSGAVQDWDRGIVIGRRSFGKGLVQRPFNLPDGSVIRLTTARYFTPTGRCIQRPYENGIEEYYKDFSKRFEHGEYLFADSIRFPDSLKFSTPRGRIVYGGGGIMPDVFIPWDSTMFSDYYVEIRRKGVLNKFSLQFVEENRANLNEQFPSLMSFKEKFSVDSVLIKEFKDLAEKEGVKFDEPGWKSSELLINTQIKAMVAMNLWNIGSFYEIMSPIDEEFLKAVDLLEGNDIFRKLNIG from the coding sequence ATGAAAATCACATCTTATCTTCGTTCAAGTTTATTTTTTATTCTTCTTTCAATATGGGGAGCGGTTACTTTTAGTCAGAATCTGATAGATAAGCAGGAAATCCAGAAGATCGTGGCAGCGATGCAGATCATTGACCTTGCTTATGTCGACAGTGTCGATATGAAAGAAATCGTAGCAGATGCAATCGTGAAATCACTTAAAGAACTGGACCCTCATTCGGCATATATATCAAAGGAAGAGTTACAGAAAGCAAATGAACCACTGGAAGGAAGTTTTGAAGGTATTGGGGTTAGTTTTCAGCTTTTCCAGGATACCATCCTTGTTATTTCGCCGGTTCCGGGCGGTCCTTCTGAAAAATTGGGGATTTTGTCCGGTGATAAGATTGTTAAAATAAATAATGAAGATGCAACTGGTGACAAGGTAGATAATCAGTGGGTTATGGACCGTTTGAGAGGGAAAAAAGGAACTACCGTCGATGTTTCAATTTACAGGAAAGGCAAGAATAATCTCCTGGAGTTCACTATCGTAAGGGATAAAATTCCGCTGAATTCCATAGATGCCTCTTTTATGGCTGCTCCTGACATCGGTTACATCCGGCTGAACAGGTTTTCAAAAACCTCGATAGAAGAGTTTACAACAGCCGTAAACACCCTTAAAAGTCAGGGAATGAGCAAGCTTATCCTGGACCTGCGAGGCAATTCAGGCGGCTACCTTAATACGGCTGTTGAACTGGCTGATGAATTCCTTGATGCCGGAAAGCTGATCGTATACACTGAAGGAATTCACAGTCCCAGGCAGGATTACCTTGCAACCCCGGCAGGAAATTTTGAAAAAGGCAAACTGGTTGTCATCATTGATGAAGCTTCGGCCTCTGCGAGTGAGATTGTATCAGGGGCGGTACAGGATTGGGACAGGGGAATTGTTATAGGGCGCAGGTCTTTTGGCAAGGGTTTGGTGCAAAGGCCGTTCAACCTGCCTGATGGTTCGGTTATCAGACTGACTACTGCCAGGTATTTCACACCAACGGGAAGGTGCATACAGAGACCTTATGAAAATGGCATAGAAGAATATTACAAGGATTTCAGTAAAAGGTTTGAACATGGGGAATACCTGTTTGCAGACAGCATCAGGTTTCCTGACTCGTTAAAATTTTCAACCCCCAGGGGAAGGATTGTTTATGGTGGAGGAGGCATCATGCCTGATGTTTTCATACCCTGGGATTCGACCATGTTTTCCGATTATTATGTGGAAATCCGCAGGAAGGGCGTATTAAATAAATTCTCCCTTCAGTTTGTTGAAGAAAACCGTGCAAATTTGAATGAACAATTTCCTTCGCTTATGTCGTTCAAAGAAAAATTCTCTGTTGATTCGGTATTGATCAAAGAGTTTAAGGATTTAGCCGAAAAAGAAGGTGTTAAATTTGATGAACCAGGGTGGAAATCTTCTGAATTATTGATTAATACCCAGATTAAGGCCATGGTAGCAATGAATCTTTGGAATATTGGCTCTTTCTATGAAATCATGTCCCCGATAGACGAGGAATTCCTTAAAGCCGTGGATCTGCTGGAAGGTAATGACATCTTCCGGAAATTAAATATAGGCTAA